Proteins from a single region of Thermotoga maritima MSB8:
- the mnmA gene encoding tRNA 2-thiouridine(34) synthase MnmA, whose translation MKVGVALSGGVDSAVALYLLLKEGHEVKAFHMKTKEDEFFIKKEIKKKVCCSPSDTADAMRIAHFLGVEIEIVDVKEIFREKVIEPFKRDLLKGLTPNPCAHCNRFVKFGYLMDYVLNQGFDAFASGHYARIEFSEKYGRKVIKKGVDLKKDQSYFLARIEPWRIERLIFPNGIYTKEEIRKIAEEAGIHVAKKQESQDVCFIPDGSIENFLKDEGITLKDGDIITPEGEVVGRHFGYPLYTIGQRKGFKIEKFGRRYYVRGKIPEKNVVVVSDLEDVFFSGLIAEDPVWHVEVPEEFRCVCRVRKKSEEAPAVVKVKDNEVEVSFEKKVFAVTPGQIAAFYDGDTLLGGAIIKEGIR comes from the coding sequence TTGAAAGTAGGGGTAGCACTCAGTGGAGGAGTGGACAGTGCGGTAGCTCTCTATCTGTTGCTGAAAGAAGGGCACGAGGTAAAGGCTTTCCACATGAAAACGAAGGAAGATGAATTCTTCATCAAAAAAGAGATAAAGAAGAAGGTCTGTTGCAGTCCATCGGATACGGCCGACGCGATGAGAATAGCACACTTTCTCGGAGTGGAGATAGAGATCGTCGATGTGAAGGAGATCTTCAGAGAGAAAGTCATCGAACCGTTCAAGAGGGATCTTCTCAAAGGCCTCACTCCGAATCCCTGCGCACACTGCAATCGTTTCGTGAAATTTGGATACCTCATGGATTACGTTCTCAACCAGGGATTCGATGCGTTTGCGAGTGGACACTACGCGAGAATAGAGTTCAGCGAAAAGTACGGAAGAAAGGTGATAAAAAAGGGTGTGGATCTGAAGAAAGATCAGTCGTATTTCCTTGCCAGGATCGAGCCCTGGAGAATAGAAAGACTCATCTTCCCAAACGGTATCTACACGAAAGAAGAGATCAGAAAAATCGCAGAAGAAGCGGGAATACACGTTGCAAAGAAACAGGAAAGTCAGGATGTGTGCTTCATACCGGATGGCAGCATCGAAAACTTTTTGAAAGACGAAGGTATAACGCTCAAAGATGGAGATATCATCACACCCGAGGGAGAGGTCGTTGGTCGGCATTTCGGGTATCCTCTCTACACAATCGGTCAGAGGAAGGGCTTCAAAATAGAAAAATTCGGAAGAAGGTACTACGTGAGGGGCAAGATTCCGGAGAAGAACGTTGTTGTCGTATCAGATCTGGAAGATGTTTTCTTCTCCGGTTTGATCGCAGAAGATCCCGTCTGGCATGTTGAAGTGCCTGAAGAGTTCAGATGTGTCTGCAGAGTGAGGAAAAAATCGGAAGAAGCTCCTGCAGTTGTCAAGGTGAAAGATAACGAAGTGGAGGTCAGTTTCGAGAAGAAAGTCTTCGCCGTCACACCGGGTCAGATTGCCGCCTTTTACGATGGAGACACACTCCTTGGAGGAGCGATTATAAAGGAGGGAATTCGATGA
- the hslV gene encoding ATP-dependent protease subunit HslV, with the protein MKFHGTTILVVRRNGQTVMGGDGQVTFGSTVLKGNARKVRKLGEGKVLAGFAGSVADAMTLFDRFEAKLREWGGNLTKAAVELAKDWRTDRVLRRLEALLLVADKENIFIISGNGEVIQPDDDAAAIGSGGPYALAAAKALLRNTDLSAREIVEKAMTIAGEICIYTNQNIVIEEV; encoded by the coding sequence ATGAAATTTCACGGAACAACGATACTGGTTGTGAGAAGAAACGGGCAAACGGTGATGGGAGGAGATGGTCAGGTCACTTTCGGTTCGACCGTTTTGAAGGGAAACGCGAGAAAGGTTAGAAAGCTTGGGGAAGGAAAAGTACTCGCTGGTTTTGCGGGATCTGTGGCGGACGCCATGACGCTCTTCGATAGATTCGAAGCGAAACTGAGGGAATGGGGCGGCAACCTCACAAAGGCCGCCGTTGAGCTCGCGAAAGATTGGAGAACGGACAGAGTTCTGAGAAGACTGGAAGCCCTGCTTCTTGTGGCAGATAAAGAGAACATCTTCATCATATCGGGAAACGGCGAGGTCATCCAGCCCGACGACGACGCGGCCGCCATCGGCTCAGGAGGACCTTACGCACTCGCAGCTGCCAAGGCCCTTCTCAGGAACACCGATCTCTCCGCGCGGGAAATCGTGGAGAAAGCGATGACGATAGCAGGTGAGATCTGCATCTACACGAACCAGAACATAGTGATCGAAGAAGTTTAG
- the hslU gene encoding ATP-dependent protease ATPase subunit HslU, producing MKSFDEMTPKEIVQELDKYIVGQYEAKKAVAIAVRNRIRRQKLPEEWRKEVLPKNILMIGPTGVGKTEIARRLAQLSGSPFLKVEATRFTEVGYVGKNVDSMIRDLVEISVNMVKQEKIKEVERQAEELVEERILDALVPESKAMPVVTNPFINLITGGQQQQYTPEDRRRFRAKREEMREKLRKGELEDEEIEIELEETVSPFMGIFGPGMEDLGIEITNMFSGMLPKRKKKRKMKVSEARKVLLPLEAEKLIDMDKVVQEALDRAQNRGIIFIDEIDKIAGKESAVGPDVSRQGVQRDLLPIVEGTTIMTKYGPVRTDFILFIAAGAFHVSRPSDLIPELQGRFPIRVELSPLTEEDFVRILKEPENAIIKQYQALLSTEGVELVFTEDGIREMARIAYQLNQRLENIGARRLYTVAEKVLEEISFEAPDIPEKRVVVDAEYVRRRLEKIVQDEDLSAYIL from the coding sequence ATGAAGAGTTTCGATGAAATGACTCCGAAGGAAATCGTTCAAGAACTCGACAAATACATAGTTGGTCAGTACGAAGCGAAAAAAGCCGTGGCGATAGCAGTTCGAAACAGAATCAGAAGACAGAAGCTTCCAGAAGAGTGGAGAAAAGAAGTACTTCCCAAGAACATCCTGATGATCGGACCCACGGGTGTGGGAAAGACAGAGATCGCCCGGAGACTGGCTCAGCTTTCCGGATCCCCGTTCTTGAAAGTCGAAGCGACGAGGTTCACGGAAGTGGGATACGTGGGAAAGAACGTGGACTCGATGATAAGAGATCTGGTTGAGATCAGTGTTAACATGGTGAAACAGGAAAAGATAAAAGAAGTGGAAAGGCAGGCGGAAGAGCTGGTTGAAGAGCGAATTCTCGATGCTCTCGTTCCCGAATCGAAAGCCATGCCGGTTGTCACGAATCCCTTCATAAACCTCATAACCGGTGGACAGCAACAGCAGTACACACCGGAAGACAGGAGAAGGTTCAGAGCGAAAAGGGAAGAGATGAGGGAAAAGCTGAGAAAGGGAGAGCTGGAAGATGAAGAGATCGAAATAGAACTCGAAGAAACGGTTTCTCCGTTCATGGGAATCTTCGGACCGGGTATGGAAGACCTCGGGATAGAAATCACGAATATGTTCAGCGGAATGCTTCCAAAGCGAAAGAAGAAGAGAAAAATGAAAGTCTCTGAAGCGAGGAAGGTTCTGTTGCCTTTGGAAGCGGAAAAACTCATAGACATGGACAAGGTGGTGCAGGAAGCACTCGACAGAGCTCAGAACAGGGGAATCATCTTCATAGATGAAATAGACAAGATCGCCGGGAAAGAGAGTGCGGTGGGGCCAGATGTCTCCAGACAAGGTGTTCAGAGGGACCTTCTCCCCATTGTCGAAGGTACCACGATCATGACCAAGTACGGACCGGTGAGAACGGATTTCATCCTCTTCATAGCGGCCGGCGCATTCCACGTTTCACGACCATCGGATCTCATTCCGGAACTTCAGGGACGTTTCCCGATACGTGTAGAACTGTCACCCCTCACCGAGGAGGATTTCGTGAGGATATTGAAAGAACCAGAGAATGCCATCATAAAACAGTACCAGGCACTTCTTTCAACGGAAGGTGTGGAACTCGTCTTCACCGAGGATGGAATCAGAGAAATGGCTCGAATAGCGTATCAGCTGAATCAAAGACTCGAAAACATCGGAGCCAGAAGGCTCTACACGGTCGCTGAAAAGGTCCTCGAGGAGATCTCTTTCGAAGCACCGGATATTCCAGAAAAGAGGGTCGTTGTGGATGCCGAATACGTGAGAAGAAGACTCGAAAAGATCGTTCAGGACGAGGATCTGAGCGCGTACATACTGTGA